The window ACTGGACAAAATTTGAAGGGCTTTGATGCTGCGAGGCCGGGAGAGTGCTAGACTGCTAAACACCAGTTTGGACAGAGTATCTTCAGGTGCAAATGAAGGTGGCAGAGGTGTTGTTAATGATGAAGCCTGTAAACCGGCAGTCATCTCCTCATATGCAACATATGGAAATGATGGTGTTGAGCTTGAATTGCCTACACAACCACTCTGCGAAGACATGGAAGAGTCCATAGCCTATGTGAAACACATCTAATAGATTATACTCATCACAAATTATACTCATCAGTCATCACAAATTATACTAACACAGAACAAATTATACTCATCAGCTCAAATTATAGAACACACTAACACAGAACACAGAAGTGAAGAACAAAAACCAAATTGATAGATAACACAAACTATAGATAGCACAAACAGTCAAACACAGAAGTAATCGTACACAACACAGAACACACAAACACAGAAGTAATCGTACACAATCATACACAAGTAACACAAACACAGAACACACAAACATAGATTGATAGATAGTTAGATACATACGGAGATTCGAGGCTTCTCGAACGGAGTCGTCGGAGAGTCGAGGCGCTGCCCTTGGTGTTGCCGAGTCGACGGCGAGAGAGGCGAGGTGCTACCCAGTTCTCGAGGCGAGGTGCTGCCCAGTTCTCGAAGCGAGGTGGCAGAGATGCTGCGAAGTCGAGGTGGCGGAGGTGCGAGGTGAGGTGGCGGAAGTGCAAGGTGCTGCCGAGTCGAGGTGGCGGAGGTGCGAGGTGCTGCCGAGTCGATCGAGGTGGCGGAGCCGCGGAGGTGCGAGGTGAGGTGAGAATCGAGAGACTTTGACTCTTTGAGCGAGAGAGAGTAGAGACTGAGAGAGGCGAGAGAAGGATAGAGATTGAGGGACTGAGGGACTTAGGGTTAGATCAAGTGATCAACGGCTTGGATAATGGTTTTAATTATTTTTTATTATTTTTAATATAACTCGGTTGGTACACGGTATACTGTATTTTAGGAAAACTTGTACCATGTACCAACCGACTTCTCAAACTTGGTACGGTACTACTGTACCGAAAACTCGGTTACCAACTACTTGGCATACCAATTTACTTGGTACGGTTGATACATGGTTGGTTGGTTTCGCCAGGGTCCAAATTGCCAGCGTGGGCATCACCTTTTAGCTAATTTTATGTGGGGTTGTGTTGTCTTCTACCCCAGACTAATTCAGGGACCAAAAATTACCCCGGGTATTAACTTGGTTAGGTGGGTCTCATGTAGACCCCATGGTTACCCCAGACTGACTCTTGCCGGGTTTTTTGGCCAACATCTGCTCTTACCCACTCTCTCACTCCATTGCAGCATCTAATCTAAAGGAAAAGAAAAATGAAAAGGAAAAATAGGTTTTTCATTCATGGGGGCTGTTTCTTACATGTTACTATTTATACCCATAATGGGCCATCCGGATCTTGCCACTTGGCAGTAGAGGCAGACTTATGACGGGGCAACTGGGGGCCATTGATCCCACTTAGGTTCTGACATTTGCGCTTAGTTTTTTTTTTTTGTTTTCCTTTTAATGCTTAGCCCCTGATTTCTAATATAAATTGTATTTACTTATGTAAATTTAAAGTTAATCCTAATCTCATGTGTTTTGTATTCTTTAGTTTTGTTGAGAAACCCTAGTTTTGTTGAGAAACCCAAAGCAACCAAACTTTTAGTCTACCCAAGTTCTAGACTTCCAGCTTAGGTTCAACTCTTTGCTTTCGTCCCTCTTCAAGTCTAACTTCAACATACTCTTGCAGTCGTTGATCTCTATACTTTTTCAATTCAAGTATTCAACCCTTGTTTAAAGCATATGCTATTCTTTTGTTTTAGTTACAAGGTTTTACATAGTTGGAAAATTGGAAATATGTCTTTTGATTTTGTGTGTTATTCTTGATTTTGTACAATATAAAGGAATGAGTATATCTATATAACTCGATGACTTTGGTGCCCAAAAAGCAAAATATGCCCCTATGAAAATTTATTCTTGCGTCCGCCACACTACCGGGTAGCCATCCAACTAAACATGAATAAACCCTAAGACATATTACATAATATAACATATATAGTTGATCAAATGGTACATGTGCCACACGTGTGGGAAAACCACTTCTTTAAATGTCACTCAAGCTTTCCTAAAGTCATTGGGAAATTCATAGCATATTCGTATTAATCAAGACTCACATATTTAACAAAGAAACCTACTAATGTTGAGTTTTACAACTCATCTACGATCATTCTAAGAGAACAAATATACCTCAATGATATTGTTTAAATATAATATTGTAGTTATACGTATGAGGATGTTGTAGGTAATGCGAGGATCAAATAATTGTGCAAATGTCAAATAGTTGTGCAGGCCAAGATAATATCTGCAAGACAAAACACGCACGCTAGAGAGATACCCGGGCATCAACCCTTCGACGCTCAAGTCAAAAAGGGATTCATCTTTGAGTAATAAGGAATAGAATGAGTTAGATTCATTTAGAGGTGGAGAACGGTCGTATATTTATAGGCAGTTGGAGGGTTTGGTGAGGTCCAACTGGTGACATCTGTTGCACATATGCGGGTCACAAACATATCCTCGCGTCCACGAACGGCATCATATGAAGGAAACGGATCCGTACTCTTGGTTTACGGAAGTCTCACCAGTCGGGTGGTACCCATTGACAGATACAATGTCACATTAATGTGGTGGAAGTCGTACCAAACCAATACCCCAGTAAATCAACACTACTTGGAGGTGACAACGAGACCTAGAGGATGGTGTTGATGTCATCAATCAGAACTCGCAGCCATAACGAGGAGGAGAAACGAGTTGAGAGAGAGAGAGAGCTCCAAGGTTCTTGCGCGTCTCCCTTCATTTTTTCTATTTTCTTATGTACTGCTCCCCGTCGAACTCACTCATTAGGTCTATATATATTTTTGATACGAACAGCTCTAATCAAACGATGATAATTTCTACTGTCCAAATTACACCACAATATTTTCTTTTTATTTAAATGTATTCTCATAATTTTCAAACTTTAGAAATTCATATAAAATAGTTTGAGACTCCGAAAAACTCCTCGATAATTCTCACGAACTTGTCCTGACGTATACATTAATATCAGACACTTATATCAAGGTTGTCACCTTAATGTGGTGGAAGTCAACAAACTCCAATAACGTCGAGAGAGCTTACTATTTTGATGTTTGTAAAAATCAAACTTCGCTAGCAAAAATTGTTGTCATACTAAATTACTAACACACCAACCACTAGCTAGAGCTAACCACAACCAATCAGGATAGACATGTGTCCATTTAAACATATTTTGTCGGCAAATTAAGAGACATAACATGGGGGTATTCATCAATAATATTATATAATATATTTATAAAATAATTTAAATGGACATGTGTCTGTCCTTGATTGGTTATAATTAACTCGGTTGGGCAAAGATGGAACCGGGTCACTATCCTAGAGGGGCTAGACATGACCGCAACTTAAGATTCAAGTAATGTTACGCACATCGATCTACGAAAACTTTTGCTTGCTTGGAGGAATCCATTTTCACGAACAAACACAACCTGCTAGCAGAGCCAACCCCAACCATTATAGTGATGAGACGAAGCATCATTGCACAATATCTAACTGCTCCGGTCCTTATTGTTTGCAATAAAGTGCCTTAAGTAGCCACTGAAGAGTCCTTTAATTCTCTTCGTCTGAGCTTCCAAATAGATACCTATGGTAGGTATCTTACCATACGATACCGACAATCGTCTTCTAACATTACCGACCTTTAAATATAGTGGTTTTCTTGGGTGACTGATCCTGTCATAATCTACTTCTACTTATGGCCCCGACAACTGAAGCCGAACATATATACGACCATCCTCATTCATGAATAACCGGGAGGAAAGAAAGTGTGGTAAATTATAATGAAAAAGTTTCTTTGAACATGATAAGATTTATAGCGTAAGAAGGAGTTGATCGTATCATTTTAACTCGGTTCCGACTTCTCTACTTTTTAGTCAAATTTTTTCCAACCACTAGGGCTACGGAGTTGCTCACTTCCACCACTACGCATACGTATATTACTCCAAAAAATTATTAAATGTACAAATCTTCAAGTCAGGTAAATATTTATTTTCACGAGAATTTTTCCTATTTTTGAGAGTAAAAATGTAACGGCTAGATATGTGCTAAATGTAAATGGTATGCAGAAAAAAGATGCCGCCATGGCCATAACTCCAAACTGAGAGAATATACAAGGTTTTATACCAAGTTGCACACAAAACGGAAGCTTTGTTAGTCGTGTGTATGCGTTTGTGGTTGCTTGTGTGCGTGCGTCGGTGCGTGAGAGAGATGAGTACTGAGTGCATATCAGAACCCACAGTAAAGTGTCCATTGTTACTCTCGTTTTAAATGCACGAAGCAGAGAGAAAATATGAATTATAAATTAAAAAAGTTACAGACTTTGTCCATATCTATTTGCGGTTTATATTCTCAAAACTCATCACTCATCATCAGTGAAGCTCTCGGAGAAGAAAACTAGGTGGGTCTCTTCTATCTTGTATGGGTCTGTATTTTCGTTTCACTGATCGATTCTCTGTATTGGGTTTTGGGTCTTGAACTGTTTCTTTTGTTTGAAATATATCTGCTAGTTACTGTAAGTTTCGTGCTTTTGATTTCCATTAGGAGTTTATGACTGTTAGTTGAGCGAAGGTTCATACTTTGATCATATTTTCTAGTACCCTTTGATGCATTTGAAGGATCGATCAATCATTTACTGTATTTGAACCTGCATTTGCCCTTGGCTCTGATACCCTTGATTGCTTTGTGGGTTCCCTTCCCAGTTGAATTGGATCTTTTTTTGACAATCAGTTGAAATGAATTTGGGGGTTTATTTGGGAAAGTGAAGCTTATCTGTTAGGATGTTCTTGGTTATCATATACATCTGATTTTAGTGTTAGTGGACATTTTAAAAACATTACAGAAGTGGGATTTATGGATTTTACTTGTTGCTGCACTTGTTTTGGATTTTGGGCTCCTTGAGTACTATGAACTGTATCCTCTAGCTTGCACTGGGACTTTTGATTAGTTACCATATCAGAAAGTTTTAATCTTGATCTGATATTTCTTTTGTTACAGATCAGTAAAGTTTCGGGTTTTGGGTATTTGATTTTCTTCCCCACCTATAATAATGGTTCCATGATCATGGTTTACCCTGCTTTCCTATATGATTAAGTCCAGTTGGTTTGAGACTTTGAGTTGCTTTTGTGAAGGTATCTGGTCATTGCTTCCTTGCCTTTGATGATTGGTGCATACTAATTTCTTTTTAAATCCCTTTTTTTATGTTCACTCAAGCTTTCCTATTTGTATAGCAAAGAAAATGGTTGATGTTACTACATTGCCTCTTCACTCAATTCTGCATTGGTTATTACTACAATTGATTCAGTCTACTTTTATTGTTTTTGTCAGGTTTTAAATCAAAGCGGTAAGGAATTGCTGGTTCGTCGTTAGAGACTGGGGTCTTTATCATAGAGGAAGATAAGTATTTCACATGCAGATTGTTTGTGTATGATGATCTAATGGTTGATTCTAGTAGTTTAAAGCTGAAACACACTAGTAGCATACTTTTCAGTATTCCTGATTTCTTCGTAGGGTTTGGTAATAAAGGTTCTTTAGATTCAGACTCAGTTAGGAGCCCTACATCTCCTCTGGACCTCAGGCCTTTTTCAAATCTTAGCAACCCATTTAGACTTCGGTCTGCTAGATCATTATCTCAAAATGGAAATCATAAGATATGGGATTGTAGGAAAGCAGGCCTTGGCATCGTCAATTCCCTTGTTGATGAAACCAAAGCTACTAGTGAAGTTCTTGGTTCATCGAAGAGGAAGACCATAATTTTTCGACCACAGTTGGAAAAAATCAACCCTCATTCCTCAAAGCTTCGTTCTGGTTCAAAGGATTATTTCATGAAATCCCGATCTTTACCTAGAAACTATATAATTAGGCCACTTTCTGAAACCATATCTCTCAGGCTCCAACTCAAACCAGATAAGGTGGATGTTTCCTCTGGGAGTGTGGGACTTCTTTTAGAATCTGAACCATCTGAAAACATTGCACCATTTTTGTTGGACTCCAGCAGGGCTTCCTCACAAATTGTCTCTATGCAAGGAGAAAATTCGTTGGGTTTTAGACCTAGTTCACTTCCAGCACCAATTGTCTCTAACCCTCAATCTGCATCCTCTATCCCTGCTAGAGAGATGGAACTCTCTGAGGACTATACCTGTATAATTTCTCATGGTCCAAACCCGAAGACCACTCATATATTTTGTGACTGCATATTGGAATGTCACACAAAAGATTTAAACAATGTTGACAAAGAAACAGTCGAGATAAAAGCACCTCAACTAGGTAAGCATCAGGAGGGATTGACACATGACCCTTCAGATGAACTTTTGGGATCCTGTTACACCTGCCAGAAGAACTTGGAAGGAGAGGAAATTTACATGTGCAGGTTTGTTTTAAACCTCTAGGTGCAATTTTTACTTAAGTTCCACATTTTTGAGGCTGAGCTTTTCTCTGAATGTTGCAGAAGTGAGAAAGCATTTTGTAGTTTTGATTGTCACTCAGATAAGATTTTTGCTGAAGAGGAAGCAGAAGGTACTTGGGATAAGTCTGCAGGAAGCTCTCCTAAAAGCTACCAGGAAGATCTCTTCTTATTGGGTATGCATAGTCATGAGACTCCGGACATAGAGTAGTAGTAGCCTCATAGGTCTTGTTCTCTATAATCATAATTGGATGATTTCAAGTGGCTAAAAGCCCTGGTCATCAGTTTTCTTCTCCCTTTTGTTTCCTAGTGTTTTTGTGTGCAAGTGTTCATGCAAAAAGTATTTTGGACCACTGAACTCATTGTTGATTGCATGAGGTACTGAAATAATAGCTGCACTTTTTGGGTTACTATTTCATAAGCTTCGATGATTTCTGTTTTGAAGTATGATGGTTTGGTTCACTTAATGGTCAGAAATTATGATAAACTCTGCTTGTGTCACTTGTTTAGTTCTTTAACTATTATGTATTAGATTGATTAAGGTTATAGAAACTATTGCAGGATTGCCCATTTTGTGTAATGCGTCAAAGATGCGTGTTAACTTTGTGATTAGATATGCCTATAGTCCTAGTCCTCTGTAGTTTGCAAGATCTGTGCTCCATATGGCGAGAACTTGCTATACATTTTGGATTTTCTTTTAGTGTAAACCCATTTGAACTTGCTTACTGAGAGATCATTGCTGCTACATTTCCAATGGTTAGTTTTGTAAAGGTCGTCTTCTCTTCCAGATTCATTTTGTTTTGGCCTACCCTCTTCTTTTTTTAAAGCTTCCTTTACCTTCAGTATGTCCTTTCAGGTAATGAGGTTCTTGTTGACCCTCATTCTTAAATTTTGAAATGAACATATTTGTTCCGGGAGCCTTTCTAGTGAGGACTCTTAAA of the Fragaria vesca subsp. vesca linkage group LG6, FraVesHawaii_1.0, whole genome shotgun sequence genome contains:
- the LOC101296975 gene encoding uncharacterized protein LOC101296975, yielding MVDSSSLKLKHTSSILFSIPDFFVGFGNKGSLDSDSVRSPTSPLDLRPFSNLSNPFRLRSARSLSQNGNHKIWDCRKAGLGIVNSLVDETKATSEVLGSSKRKTIIFRPQLEKINPHSSKLRSGSKDYFMKSRSLPRNYIIRPLSETISLRLQLKPDKVDVSSGSVGLLLESEPSENIAPFLLDSSRASSQIVSMQGENSLGFRPSSLPAPIVSNPQSASSIPAREMELSEDYTCIISHGPNPKTTHIFCDCILECHTKDLNNVDKETVEIKAPQLGKHQEGLTHDPSDELLGSCYTCQKNLEGEEIYMCRSEKAFCSFDCHSDKIFAEEEAEGTWDKSAGSSPKSYQEDLFLLGMHSHETPDIE